The proteins below come from a single Papaver somniferum cultivar HN1 chromosome 11, ASM357369v1, whole genome shotgun sequence genomic window:
- the LOC113324359 gene encoding uncharacterized protein LOC113324359, with product MTKSFLKDILVDEFRASKKKKTAADVQDLLHMEYGIDLTYSQAYHCLKFTKEFLWGDDIKSYSDLLWYKDSIEPYDPGSVVKFEYDGETKQFQRFFVAFEASITGFNKYCRPMLFIDCTFLTGKFKGGLMVACGKTGNQEIYPVAFGIVPCGNGASWEWFLTNLKGIINEDRPLTIISDRGAGHLKHVPIVFPKAFHSFCLYHMKGNIPVPKGKNRQTAVRLFEECYTALTKEKFHTAAKSMSNLKMDSVIDWMVKISFKNWAAHAFLVERFGENTSNIAETFNSVIKHDKRLPALELLDSIRAYVMEQNYKRKVDSGKWTGKLTPRMQARLNKRVIDCRFYKFHRSSDKFFEIIYPTGKHLVDLDAKTCTCNWWQKHSFPCTHSMKSMLQIGPDEPYKYIIPYYTTEYYRGLYARPIYHIPDSERPLKINEEGYVLPPNGGRESAGRPTTSRFQAY from the exons ATGACGAAGTCTTTTCTGAAGGATATCTTAGTAGATGAATTTCGagcatcaaagaagaagaagaccgcAGCTGATGTGCAAGATCTGCTCCATATGGAATATGGTATTGATCTCACGTATAGTCAGGCATACCATTGTTTGAAGTTCACTAAAGAGTTTCTTTGGGGTGATGACATCAAGTCTTATTCAGACCTTCTTTGGTACAAAGATTCAATTGAACCTTATGATCCTGGTAGCGTCGTCAAGTTTGAGTATGATGGTGAAACGAAGCAGTTCCAGAGGTTTTTTGTTGCTTTTGAAGCTTCTATTACTGGTTTCAATAAGTATTGTCGTCCGATGTTGTTTATTGATTGTACTTTCCTCACTGGGAAGTTTAAGGGCGGTCTTATGGTTGCTTGCGGAAAAACTGGTAATCAAG AGATCTATCCAGTTGCATTTGGAATAGTTCCCTGTGGAAATGGTGCCAGTTGGGAATGGTTCTTAACCAATTTGAAGGGTATTATCAATGAAGACCGCCCACTGACCATCATATCAGACCGTGGAGCTGGCCATTTGAAGCATGTCCCTATTGTCTTTCCAAAAGCTTTTCATTCTTTCTGTTTGTATCACATGAAAGGTAATATTCCGGTTCCAAAGGGAAAGAATAGGCAAACTGCTGTGAGGCTGTTTGAAGAGTGCTACACTGCGTTAACAAAGGAGAAGTTTCATACTGCTGCCAAGAGTATGAGCAATCTGAAGATGGATTCAGTTATTGATTGGATGGTAAAGATATCGTTCAAGAACTGGGCTGCTCATGCATTTCTAGTAGAAAGGTTTGGTGAGAACACATCAAACATTGCTGAGACTTTTAACAGTGTGATTAAGCATGATAAGCGGCTTCCAGCACTTGAGCTTCTAGATTCTATTCGTGCTTATGTAATGGAGCAGAACTACAAGAGGAAGGTGGATTCTGGTAAGTGGACTGGAAAGCTTACTCCTCGGATGCAGGCTAGGCTCAACAAGAGGGTCATTGATTGCCGTTTTTACAAGTTCCATAGATCAAGTGATAAATTTTTCGAGATCATTTATCCTACTGGAAAGCACTTAGTTGATTTGGATGCTAAGACTTGTACTTGTAATTGGTGGCAGAAGCATAGTTTCCCTTGCACCCATTCGATGAAATCCATGTTGCAGATTGGTCCAGATGAACCCTATAAGTACATCATACCATATTATACCACCGAGTACTATAGAGGTCTGTATGCTCGTCCTATCTATCATATTCCCGACAGTGAGAGGCCTCTTAAAATCAATGAGGAAGGTTATGTTTTGCCTCCCAATGGCGGTCGTGAGTCAGCTGGAAGGCCAACTACTTCAAG